The Catenulispora sp. GP43 genome includes a region encoding these proteins:
- a CDS encoding helix-turn-helix transcriptional regulator, which yields MDGPGPLGDFLQARRAQLRPEDIGLPAFGPRRVAGLRREELAQLAGVSASYYTRLEQGLSRGASQEVLDAIGRALQLGDHERDHLARLADTSRRTTRIRRPRPEKVADETWDLMRAMDGVPVLVLGRRTDVLAWNSLGHALLAGHLDPLAPHNPAHRPNMSRMLFLDPHCRELYRDWNRKARAVVGNLRAAAGRHPEDLLLKELIGELTMQSPEFVALWRDHRVSPCDAASYDLHHPTVGLLTVTQQTLALVRSPEQVLVVCTARAGSSSETALALLQQAGVLQPEAGAAFSSESNSHRQGSNSNRP from the coding sequence ATGGACGGACCCGGCCCCCTGGGCGACTTCCTGCAGGCGCGCCGGGCTCAGCTCCGGCCGGAGGACATCGGACTGCCCGCCTTCGGGCCCCGCAGGGTGGCCGGACTGCGCCGAGAGGAGTTGGCGCAACTGGCGGGCGTCAGCGCCTCCTACTACACCCGGCTCGAACAAGGACTCTCACGCGGCGCCTCACAGGAAGTACTGGACGCCATCGGCCGCGCCCTGCAACTCGGCGACCACGAACGCGACCACCTCGCACGCCTGGCCGACACGTCCCGCCGCACGACCCGCATCCGCAGACCCCGCCCGGAAAAGGTCGCCGACGAAACCTGGGACCTGATGCGCGCGATGGACGGCGTCCCGGTCCTCGTCCTCGGGCGCCGCACCGACGTACTCGCCTGGAACAGCCTCGGCCACGCACTGCTCGCCGGGCACCTGGACCCGCTCGCCCCACACAACCCGGCCCACCGCCCGAACATGAGCCGGATGCTGTTCCTCGACCCGCACTGCCGCGAGCTGTACCGGGACTGGAACCGCAAGGCACGCGCGGTCGTGGGCAACCTGCGCGCCGCAGCGGGCCGGCACCCGGAGGACCTGCTGCTGAAAGAGCTGATCGGCGAGTTGACGATGCAGAGCCCGGAGTTCGTCGCGCTATGGCGGGACCACCGCGTGTCCCCCTGCGACGCGGCGTCATATGACCTGCACCACCCGACGGTAGGACTGCTGACGGTGACGCAACAGACACTTGCGCTCGTCCGCTCGCCGGAGCAGGTGCTCGTCGTGTGCACCGCACGCGCCGGCTCCTCGTCGGAGACCGCTCTCGCGTTGCTCCAGCAGGCGGGCGTCTTGCAGCCGGAGGCCGGCGCTGCGTTCAGCTCGGAGAGCAACAGCCACCGTCAGGGCTCGAATTCGAACAGACCGTGA
- a CDS encoding NACHT domain-containing NTPase — translation MGRELGYADAVKLLGGVDSRVVAALDRLTGGLLLAASVSGSTFALNLFEPKGELARLSGELVTGLADRMRGLGRFDRTQRLVAAHKVVVITAYFEALSSARLPFSPQELSQTAAAQVSLATGQAVESERLKALAEVLLESTIPGDAPRLTGDPGTEGLRKLYGTIGMRLMAVVEEATPWSDLDPAEQGSFRRVIEHDVPTSALSHYEGLLRRLAAEYPEVAFWSMRLDHAAISEQIAALDVGLAGVERFLKDITSERIPDVRRDALVRRYRKALKRPIMEGGDIPDGLAIPSLADAYINPRFRAVQISQSLPIDREDFWEEHPIREDLQEYLISYLTTVGAATHPLILLGQPGSGKSVLTKILAAHLPAADFLTVRVVLREVLADTDLQAQVEHAIRAETGESLSWPALARSAAGAMPVLLLDGFDELLQATGIGQSDYLEQVARFQEREADQGRPVAVVVTSRTAVADRARIPSEGAMVVRLEPFADEQVRRWLAIWNSSNAAYFEARKVLPLAAQTVLRQPVLTGQPLLLMMLALYDAGDNALRNDVRELEEADLYERLLISFAQREVRKTRPHLNGEPLNTAVESEFLRLSVVAFSMFNRGRQWAAEVELSADLSTLLHGTDTPPRAMGFHEPATPAQIVISHFFFIHQAQAIRSDKRLTTCEFLHATFGEYLIARLTAHELSDLCTVTALPMSRSRTLTTDGFLRALLSFAPLTMRSKVVEFLTIMVRRLPAQDVARLRGLLTAAFQTASEPATDLSYEAYRPSRASASAMHAAYSANLLVLLVLLGGPVTGRDLFPDLPYSVQSWRRQTMLWRSQFTVEGWRSLTRTLQLDRIWAGNERDIALTLAARPWLPPHLEGFWIDHVRRDHSARSTHFGWGGGNQDDLRRESYFTCDLTEDIAWHGLEPIADELATTTQFARISEDDAVSNAHAMIRLWLASSRPTGAEALELEYENCLEVIDWCRPPTDTAGRDANYVRVLRQMAADKERLSMQFLREARDRFRDSILRKDYLDENPLVRGWAAQAFADLEDDDLHRGRSSSPAYYKVWQDNTYS, via the coding sequence GTGGGGCGGGAACTGGGTTACGCGGATGCGGTCAAGCTGCTCGGTGGTGTCGACAGCCGGGTGGTGGCCGCGCTCGACAGGCTCACGGGCGGCTTGTTGCTCGCGGCGTCCGTGAGCGGCAGCACTTTCGCGCTGAATCTGTTCGAACCCAAGGGCGAGTTGGCCAGGTTGAGCGGCGAGCTGGTCACCGGCCTTGCCGACCGTATGCGGGGACTCGGCCGGTTCGACCGGACTCAGCGGCTCGTCGCCGCGCACAAGGTCGTCGTGATCACAGCCTATTTCGAGGCACTGTCGTCGGCCAGGCTGCCGTTCAGCCCTCAGGAACTGTCGCAAACCGCCGCGGCACAGGTTTCACTCGCGACAGGGCAGGCAGTCGAGTCCGAGCGCTTGAAAGCGTTGGCCGAAGTCCTGCTGGAAAGCACGATTCCCGGTGATGCGCCCAGACTGACGGGCGATCCGGGCACGGAGGGGCTGCGCAAGCTATACGGAACCATCGGTATGCGGCTGATGGCCGTGGTCGAGGAGGCGACGCCGTGGAGCGACCTCGACCCAGCGGAGCAGGGGAGCTTTCGCCGTGTCATTGAGCACGATGTGCCGACATCGGCGCTCTCGCACTACGAGGGCCTACTACGTCGCCTGGCCGCCGAGTACCCCGAGGTGGCGTTCTGGAGCATGCGGCTTGACCATGCCGCCATCAGCGAGCAGATAGCCGCGCTCGACGTCGGCCTGGCAGGCGTGGAGCGGTTCCTTAAGGATATCACCTCCGAGCGAATACCGGATGTGCGGCGCGACGCCCTGGTCAGACGGTATCGCAAGGCGCTGAAGCGGCCGATTATGGAAGGGGGCGATATCCCGGACGGACTGGCCATCCCTTCTCTGGCTGACGCGTATATCAACCCACGATTCCGCGCCGTTCAGATTTCCCAGTCTTTACCCATCGATCGGGAGGACTTTTGGGAAGAGCACCCGATCCGAGAGGATCTCCAGGAATATCTCATCAGTTACCTGACGACGGTCGGCGCCGCCACGCATCCGCTGATCCTTCTCGGCCAACCAGGCTCGGGCAAGTCAGTCCTCACCAAGATCCTTGCGGCACACCTTCCCGCAGCGGACTTCCTGACCGTACGCGTGGTGTTGCGCGAGGTGCTCGCCGACACAGATCTGCAGGCGCAGGTCGAGCACGCGATCCGAGCCGAGACCGGGGAGAGCCTGAGCTGGCCTGCTCTGGCGCGCAGCGCCGCGGGCGCGATGCCGGTCCTGTTGCTTGACGGCTTCGACGAATTGCTCCAGGCCACCGGCATCGGGCAGAGCGACTACCTCGAACAGGTCGCGCGGTTCCAGGAGCGGGAAGCCGACCAGGGCCGTCCGGTGGCGGTCGTCGTGACCAGTCGTACGGCGGTGGCGGACCGCGCACGCATCCCCTCCGAGGGGGCGATGGTGGTCAGACTCGAGCCGTTCGCCGACGAACAGGTACGCCGCTGGCTTGCGATCTGGAACTCCAGTAACGCCGCCTACTTCGAAGCCCGCAAAGTGCTACCGCTGGCTGCGCAGACCGTCCTGCGCCAACCCGTGTTGACCGGCCAGCCCTTGCTTCTGATGATGCTCGCCCTCTACGACGCCGGCGACAACGCGCTGCGCAACGATGTCCGGGAACTCGAAGAGGCGGACCTCTACGAACGGCTGCTGATCAGCTTCGCACAACGTGAGGTACGCAAAACTCGACCGCACTTGAACGGAGAACCTCTGAACACCGCGGTTGAGTCGGAGTTTCTTCGACTATCCGTTGTGGCCTTCTCCATGTTCAACCGCGGTCGCCAATGGGCCGCGGAGGTTGAGCTGTCCGCCGACCTGAGCACATTGCTGCATGGCACCGACACGCCGCCGCGCGCTATGGGGTTCCACGAACCGGCGACGCCCGCGCAAATCGTGATCAGCCACTTCTTCTTCATCCACCAAGCCCAGGCCATTCGCAGCGACAAACGTCTGACCACCTGTGAGTTCCTGCACGCCACGTTCGGTGAATACCTGATCGCCCGCCTGACGGCGCACGAGCTGAGCGATCTATGCACGGTCACCGCCCTGCCGATGTCTCGCAGCCGCACGCTGACGACCGACGGGTTCCTGCGCGCGCTGCTGTCCTTCGCTCCGTTGACCATGCGTTCAAAGGTCGTAGAGTTCCTCACCATCATGGTGCGCCGCCTTCCGGCCCAGGACGTCGCCCGGCTACGCGGGCTGCTGACCGCCGCCTTTCAGACCGCTTCCGAGCCGGCGACGGACCTCAGCTATGAGGCATACCGTCCGTCGCGAGCCAGCGCGTCCGCCATGCACGCCGCGTACTCCGCGAACCTCCTCGTGCTGCTCGTCCTGCTCGGCGGCCCGGTGACCGGCCGCGACCTGTTCCCCGACCTGCCGTACAGCGTCCAGTCATGGCGCAGGCAAACAATGCTCTGGCGCTCACAATTCACCGTCGAAGGATGGCGCAGCCTCACCAGAACCCTCCAACTCGACCGCATTTGGGCGGGCAACGAACGTGATATCGCACTCACCCTGGCTGCGCGGCCCTGGCTGCCGCCACACTTGGAGGGTTTCTGGATCGACCATGTTCGCAGAGACCATTCCGCCAGGAGTACTCACTTCGGATGGGGCGGTGGAAATCAAGATGATCTGCGACGGGAAAGCTACTTCACCTGCGATCTGACGGAAGACATCGCCTGGCACGGCCTTGAGCCCATCGCCGACGAACTGGCCACCACCACGCAGTTCGCGCGCATAAGCGAGGACGATGCCGTCTCGAATGCCCATGCCATGATTCGTTTGTGGTTGGCCTCCAGCCGACCGACCGGCGCCGAAGCACTTGAACTCGAGTATGAGAACTGCCTTGAGGTCATCGACTGGTGCCGACCCCCGACCGACACGGCCGGCCGCGACGCGAACTACGTGCGGGTCCTACGCCAGATGGCCGCCGATAAGGAGCGACTCTCGATGCAGTTCCTGCGCGAGGCCAGGGACCGATTCCGGGATTCAATCCTCAGGAAAGACTATCTCGACGAAAATCCCCTGGTACGCGGTTGGGCTGCCCAGGCATTCGCCGACCTCGAAGATGACGACCTCCACAGGGGCCGCAGCTCAAGCCCCGCCTACTATAAGGTCTGGCAAGACAATACATACTCGTAG
- a CDS encoding GH92 family glycosyl hydrolase yields MTGALSVAVGLSGAAGTAFAATAGAGGVTPVANPAAAVNPFLATGDGGAGGQADDFPGPDVPFGMMQWGPDTTPDRPEGGGYYYGDSNISGFSMTHMSGPGCGAFGDVPILPTVGALPANPSSASAPFSHTAESASSDYYSVTTGTGASAVKTELTETARSGIGRFTFPAGAQSNLLFKLNGSQNGDSATSATIVGNNEIKGSVTSGHFCGAGNTYTLNFDMVFDQPFTANGTWTGSTVTPGSAPAAAKTQSKATQSTNTQAPTTAASPAAPSASPSPSPSPSPSASPSPASGGDKATGPQSKPAKPGVLPAPTLHGTMPAAPKTAQKLTANAAAAGPDGVYLTFNTSSNQVVQAKVGISFTSGPNATANLAAEQNGFAFDTVHAAGVNAWNDELGKIQIGGGTAARQQVFYTGLYHALLHPNTFSDTNGQYVGFDNQVHTVQPGHIQVANYSGWDIYRSQAQLEAIVDPAMASNAAQSIVNDASQNNGMMPKWAMNNGESYVMVGDPADGELADYYAFGARDFDTASALKYALAEANTPNNIRPDLADFEKYGYVPSDAANTCCNFYGPVSTTEEYGAADFALSQFAGALGDTTDAAALQTRSQDWQNLYAPATGLIEPRTTSGQYLPTTLSTSDNYVEGDASQYRWQIGWNLGGLVTAMGGGQAVQKQLDTFFTQLDQGPPSPYAFLGNEPDMGVPWLYDWTGAPWKAQKIVNEVRTQIFTDDPKTSLGGNDDLGTTSAQGVYSMLGMFPEAAGSADMALNSPEFPLEVIHLGNGKAITVNAPGADSVKNFYVQSMKLNGSSWHSPYLPASAFTNGATLDIKMGSTPNKGWGAGKNDVPPSHGAGEQPAIGYLSDQQIQVAPGGSAKVTVSAQDVIGHSQKISVSATAPSGLSTKQSAPDVHVSPAGHGSLTLTVKAAATTAQTFYTVPVKLTEDGKTLPTMNLTVLVATPGSLLSTFNNNGIADDSAVNSANFDGGGYSYSAQALAAAGLNPGKPVTVGGITYTWPLPAPGYPDNTVAAGQKLTVSAPAGTQQFGLLGSADGGPSQGVMTLTYSDGTSTQFWLGLSDWTLGAGASKPSFGNGDAATLPYRTCDSCSNGQQSVATHVFSTVFPVDPTKTLTSVTLPNGANQGRLHVFSVGTSTTAPTGAVTTAVTPSPAAAGQQVTIHGTGFGATQGTGYVAFSDQGINWGAPGNSAAFTVDSWSDTAVTFTVPTPSGSNGMFHVYAGTNAAVTVVNAAGQVSDSQVLPMTPTNNPADYYSNTGTSPDANQKCANFDGDGYSYSAEALAANGIKPGGTVTSNGVTYTWPNVQACGADNILPAGQEMLVNGKAGATKLGFLGSSTNGGATGPVTLTYTDGTSTTQTLTLNDWASGADSTDAAIATMPYRNSDSGSSQSITMYVFSTTVPLDSTKTLASITFPDVASSVSSNTTAMHVFAVAEG; encoded by the coding sequence TTGACTGGAGCCTTAAGCGTTGCAGTAGGCCTGTCGGGAGCGGCGGGGACGGCTTTCGCCGCGACCGCCGGGGCCGGGGGCGTCACCCCGGTCGCGAACCCGGCGGCGGCGGTCAACCCGTTCCTGGCCACCGGAGACGGCGGGGCCGGCGGCCAGGCCGACGACTTCCCCGGCCCGGATGTGCCGTTCGGCATGATGCAGTGGGGACCGGACACCACGCCCGACCGTCCTGAGGGCGGCGGCTATTACTACGGCGACTCCAACATCTCCGGGTTCAGCATGACCCACATGTCTGGCCCGGGCTGTGGGGCGTTCGGCGACGTGCCGATCCTGCCGACGGTCGGCGCGCTGCCGGCGAACCCGTCGAGCGCCTCGGCACCGTTCAGCCACACCGCCGAGTCGGCCTCGTCCGACTACTACTCGGTGACGACCGGCACCGGCGCATCGGCGGTGAAGACCGAGCTGACCGAGACCGCGCGCTCGGGCATCGGCCGGTTCACCTTCCCGGCCGGCGCGCAGTCCAACCTGCTGTTCAAGCTGAACGGCTCGCAGAACGGCGACTCGGCGACCAGCGCCACGATCGTCGGGAACAACGAGATCAAGGGTTCTGTCACCAGCGGTCACTTCTGCGGTGCCGGCAATACCTACACGCTGAACTTCGACATGGTCTTCGACCAGCCGTTCACCGCGAACGGCACGTGGACCGGCTCGACCGTCACCCCGGGTTCGGCGCCGGCCGCGGCTAAGACACAGTCGAAGGCGACGCAGAGCACGAACACGCAGGCCCCGACGACCGCTGCGAGCCCGGCCGCGCCCAGCGCGTCCCCGAGCCCGAGCCCGAGTCCGAGCCCGAGCGCGTCTCCGAGCCCTGCCTCCGGCGGCGACAAGGCCACCGGTCCCCAGTCCAAGCCGGCCAAGCCGGGCGTGCTGCCCGCGCCGACGCTGCACGGCACGATGCCCGCCGCGCCCAAGACCGCCCAGAAGCTGACGGCGAACGCCGCGGCGGCTGGCCCCGACGGCGTGTACCTGACCTTCAACACCAGCAGCAACCAGGTGGTGCAGGCCAAGGTCGGCATCTCGTTCACCTCCGGCCCCAACGCCACGGCGAACCTGGCGGCCGAGCAGAACGGCTTCGCGTTCGACACCGTGCACGCCGCCGGCGTGAATGCCTGGAACGACGAACTGGGCAAGATCCAGATCGGCGGCGGGACCGCGGCGCGCCAGCAGGTGTTCTACACCGGGCTGTACCACGCGCTGCTGCACCCGAACACGTTCTCGGACACCAACGGCCAGTACGTCGGGTTCGACAACCAGGTGCACACCGTCCAGCCGGGGCACATCCAGGTCGCGAACTACTCCGGCTGGGACATCTACCGGTCCCAGGCGCAGCTGGAGGCGATCGTCGACCCGGCGATGGCCAGCAACGCCGCGCAGTCGATCGTCAACGACGCCTCGCAGAACAACGGCATGATGCCGAAGTGGGCGATGAACAACGGTGAGAGCTACGTCATGGTCGGCGACCCGGCCGACGGCGAACTCGCCGACTACTACGCCTTCGGGGCGCGCGACTTCGACACGGCCTCGGCGCTGAAGTACGCCTTGGCCGAGGCGAACACCCCGAACAACATCCGGCCGGACCTGGCCGACTTCGAGAAGTACGGCTACGTCCCCTCCGACGCCGCCAACACCTGCTGCAACTTCTACGGGCCGGTGTCGACGACCGAGGAGTACGGCGCCGCCGACTTCGCGCTGAGCCAGTTCGCCGGCGCGCTCGGCGACACGACCGACGCCGCCGCGCTGCAGACCCGGTCGCAGGACTGGCAGAACCTGTACGCGCCGGCCACCGGCCTGATCGAGCCGCGCACCACCAGCGGCCAGTACCTCCCGACCACCCTGAGCACCTCCGACAACTACGTCGAGGGCGACGCCTCGCAGTACCGCTGGCAGATCGGCTGGAACCTCGGCGGTCTGGTCACGGCCATGGGCGGCGGCCAGGCGGTGCAGAAGCAGCTGGACACCTTCTTCACCCAGCTCGACCAGGGCCCGCCGTCGCCGTACGCGTTCCTGGGCAACGAGCCGGACATGGGCGTGCCGTGGCTGTACGACTGGACCGGCGCGCCGTGGAAGGCGCAGAAGATCGTGAACGAGGTCCGCACCCAGATCTTCACCGACGACCCGAAGACCAGCCTGGGCGGCAACGACGACCTGGGTACGACCTCGGCGCAGGGCGTCTACTCGATGCTCGGGATGTTCCCGGAGGCCGCGGGCAGCGCCGACATGGCGTTGAACAGCCCTGAGTTCCCGCTGGAAGTCATCCACCTGGGCAACGGCAAGGCCATCACCGTCAACGCCCCCGGCGCGGACTCGGTGAAGAACTTCTACGTGCAGAGCATGAAGCTGAACGGCTCGTCGTGGCACTCGCCGTACCTGCCGGCCTCGGCGTTCACCAACGGCGCGACGCTCGACATCAAGATGGGCTCCACGCCGAACAAGGGCTGGGGCGCGGGCAAGAACGACGTGCCGCCGTCGCACGGCGCCGGCGAGCAGCCCGCCATCGGGTACCTGTCCGACCAGCAGATCCAGGTGGCCCCCGGCGGCAGCGCCAAGGTCACGGTGTCCGCGCAGGACGTCATCGGCCACTCCCAGAAGATCTCTGTGAGCGCGACCGCGCCGTCCGGCCTGAGCACCAAGCAGTCCGCACCGGACGTGCACGTCTCGCCGGCCGGCCACGGCTCGCTGACCCTGACGGTCAAGGCCGCGGCCACCACGGCGCAGACCTTCTACACGGTCCCGGTCAAGCTGACCGAGGACGGCAAGACCCTGCCGACGATGAACCTCACGGTCCTGGTCGCCACCCCGGGCAGCCTGCTGTCCACCTTCAACAACAACGGCATCGCCGACGACTCCGCGGTCAACTCCGCGAACTTCGACGGTGGCGGCTACAGCTACTCCGCACAGGCGCTGGCCGCCGCCGGGCTGAACCCCGGCAAGCCGGTGACCGTGGGCGGCATCACCTACACCTGGCCGCTGCCGGCTCCGGGCTACCCGGACAACACGGTGGCCGCCGGCCAGAAGCTGACCGTGTCGGCCCCGGCCGGGACGCAGCAGTTCGGTCTGCTGGGTTCGGCCGACGGCGGACCGAGCCAGGGCGTGATGACGCTGACCTACTCCGACGGCACCAGCACCCAGTTCTGGCTCGGCCTGTCCGACTGGACCCTGGGCGCCGGCGCCAGCAAGCCCTCGTTCGGCAACGGTGACGCGGCGACGCTGCCGTATCGGACCTGCGACAGCTGCTCGAACGGCCAGCAGTCCGTCGCGACGCACGTGTTCTCCACGGTGTTCCCGGTCGACCCGACCAAGACGCTGACCTCGGTGACCCTGCCCAACGGGGCGAACCAGGGCCGGCTGCACGTGTTCTCGGTCGGCACCTCGACCACCGCCCCGACCGGCGCGGTGACCACCGCGGTCACCCCGTCCCCGGCCGCCGCGGGCCAGCAGGTGACCATCCACGGCACCGGCTTCGGCGCCACCCAGGGCACCGGCTACGTGGCCTTCAGCGACCAGGGCATCAACTGGGGCGCGCCGGGCAACAGCGCGGCGTTCACGGTCGACTCCTGGAGTGACACGGCGGTGACCTTCACCGTCCCGACCCCCAGCGGCTCCAACGGCATGTTCCACGTCTACGCGGGCACCAACGCCGCCGTGACCGTAGTCAACGCCGCGGGCCAGGTCTCCGACAGCCAGGTGCTGCCGATGACCCCGACCAACAACCCGGCGGACTACTACAGCAACACCGGCACCTCGCCGGACGCGAACCAGAAGTGCGCCAACTTCGACGGCGACGGCTACAGCTACTCGGCCGAAGCCCTGGCCGCCAACGGCATCAAGCCCGGCGGCACGGTGACGTCCAACGGCGTGACCTACACCTGGCCGAACGTCCAGGCCTGCGGCGCGGACAACATCCTGCCCGCCGGCCAGGAGATGCTGGTGAACGGGAAGGCCGGGGCGACCAAGCTCGGCTTCCTGGGCTCCTCCACCAACGGCGGCGCCACCGGCCCGGTCACCCTCACCTACACCGACGGCACCAGCACCACCCAGACCCTGACCCTGAACGACTGGGCCAGCGGCGCGGACAGCACGGACGCCGCGATCGCCACGATGCCGTACCGGAACAGCGACTCCGGCAGCTCGCAGTCGATCACGATGTACGTGTTCTCCACCACGGTGCCGCTGGACTCGACGAAGACGCTCGCGTCGATCACGTTCCCGGACGTGGCGTCCAGTGTCAGCAGCAACACCACGGCGATGCACGTGTTCGCGGTGGCTGAGGGCTGA
- a CDS encoding NAD(P)/FAD-dependent oxidoreductase produces MEAPDENVVQAAQEMVAEGAPIFVHGAAPAVGDDGEPADTFDPADGEVFDVVVIGGGPTGENLADRAHAGGLSVAVVEHELVGGECSYWACMPSKALLRPIAALADARRLDGAKQAVAGSVDTAAVLARRDGFASNWKDDGQVDWLAKAGLCLVRGHARLDGERRVVVRTPEGTDRVLTARHAVAVCTGTQALVPDLPGVAEAEVWTSREATSAKQAPARLAVVGGGVVAVEMATAWRALGSEVTMLVRDDRLLSAMEPFVGELVAENLAEDGVDVRFGASATAVKRQGDGTVELTMADGSTLTADEVLFATGRRPATADLGLENVGLKPGSWLTIDDTGLVEGVDGGWLYSAGDVNHRALLTHQGKYQGRIFGVVIADRASGRALDTEPWGRSVATADVHAVTQVVFSDPEAAAAGITLKQAQDAGLRVREVDYDLGSVAGAALYADGYRGRARAVVDLDREVLVGVTFVGPGVAELVHSAAMAVAAEVPVSRLWHVVPAYPTIGEVWLRLLETYRG; encoded by the coding sequence ATGGAAGCCCCGGATGAGAACGTCGTGCAGGCAGCCCAGGAGATGGTGGCCGAGGGGGCGCCGATCTTCGTGCACGGGGCGGCGCCGGCCGTCGGCGACGACGGGGAGCCGGCCGACACGTTCGACCCTGCCGACGGCGAGGTGTTCGACGTCGTCGTCATCGGCGGCGGGCCGACGGGGGAGAACCTCGCGGACCGCGCGCACGCCGGCGGGCTGAGCGTGGCCGTCGTCGAGCACGAACTCGTCGGCGGCGAGTGCTCCTACTGGGCCTGCATGCCCAGCAAAGCGCTGCTGCGGCCGATCGCCGCGCTGGCCGACGCCCGGCGCCTGGACGGCGCCAAGCAGGCCGTCGCCGGGAGCGTGGACACCGCTGCGGTGCTGGCCCGCCGTGACGGATTCGCCTCGAACTGGAAGGACGACGGGCAGGTCGACTGGCTGGCCAAGGCCGGCCTGTGCCTGGTGCGCGGCCACGCCCGGCTCGACGGCGAGCGCCGCGTCGTGGTGCGCACCCCCGAGGGCACCGACCGGGTCCTGACCGCGCGGCACGCCGTCGCGGTGTGCACCGGGACCCAGGCCCTGGTGCCGGACCTGCCGGGGGTGGCCGAGGCGGAGGTGTGGACCAGCCGCGAGGCGACCAGCGCCAAGCAGGCGCCGGCGCGGCTGGCCGTGGTAGGCGGCGGGGTGGTGGCCGTGGAGATGGCCACCGCGTGGCGCGCGCTGGGCAGCGAGGTCACCATGCTCGTTCGGGACGACCGGCTGCTGAGTGCCATGGAGCCCTTCGTCGGCGAACTCGTCGCGGAGAACCTGGCCGAGGACGGCGTGGACGTGCGCTTCGGCGCGTCGGCCACCGCCGTGAAGCGCCAGGGCGACGGAACGGTGGAACTCACCATGGCCGATGGCAGCACCCTGACCGCTGACGAGGTGCTCTTCGCCACCGGCCGCCGTCCCGCCACCGCGGACCTCGGCTTGGAGAACGTCGGCCTCAAGCCCGGCAGCTGGCTCACCATCGACGACACCGGACTGGTCGAGGGCGTCGACGGCGGGTGGCTGTACTCGGCCGGCGATGTGAATCATCGCGCTCTGCTGACGCACCAGGGCAAGTATCAGGGCCGGATCTTCGGCGTTGTGATCGCCGACCGCGCCTCCGGGCGAGCGTTGGACACCGAGCCGTGGGGACGCAGCGTGGCGACGGCGGATGTACACGCCGTGACCCAGGTCGTGTTCAGCGACCCCGAGGCCGCGGCCGCCGGCATCACCCTGAAGCAGGCGCAGGACGCGGGACTGCGGGTGCGCGAGGTCGACTACGACCTCGGCTCGGTCGCCGGGGCGGCGCTGTATGCCGACGGCTATCGGGGCCGGGCGCGCGCCGTCGTGGATCTGGACCGGGAGGTGCTGGTCGGGGTCACGTTCGTCGGGCCCGGTGTGGCGGAGCTCGTGCACTCGGCGGCGATGGCGGTGGCGGCCGAGGTGCCGGTGAGCCGGCTGTGGCACGTCGTTCCGGCCTACCCGACCATCGGCGAGGTCTGGTTGCGGTTGTTGGAGACGTATCGGGGCTGA
- a CDS encoding NUDIX hydrolase — protein sequence MSFRLAAYAVCVVDDRVLLARCVQSAGDSVWTLPGGRVEHTEDPIDAVIREVAEETGCSAVVERLLGVDSRVIPSAEMREPGPVPHQNIGIFYGVRITGGELRPEPDGDIAESVWTPIADVPALRRSSLVDVGLALARTTPATGHVAPVPVGGLVRH from the coding sequence ATGAGCTTCCGGCTGGCCGCCTACGCCGTCTGCGTCGTCGATGACCGAGTCCTGCTGGCCCGCTGCGTGCAGTCGGCCGGAGACAGCGTCTGGACGTTGCCCGGCGGCCGGGTGGAGCACACCGAGGACCCCATCGACGCGGTGATCCGAGAGGTCGCCGAGGAGACCGGCTGCAGCGCCGTGGTCGAGCGGCTGCTCGGGGTGGACTCGCGCGTGATCCCCAGCGCCGAAATGCGGGAGCCCGGACCGGTCCCGCACCAGAACATCGGCATCTTCTACGGCGTCCGCATCACCGGCGGCGAGCTGCGGCCCGAGCCGGACGGCGACATCGCCGAGTCGGTCTGGACCCCGATCGCCGACGTGCCCGCGCTACGCCGTTCCTCGCTGGTCGACGTCGGCCTCGCCCTGGCGCGGACCACCCCGGCCACCGGCCACGTCGCCCCGGTCCCGGTCGGCGGTCTGGTGCGGCACTGA